From the Megalops cyprinoides isolate fMegCyp1 chromosome 21, fMegCyp1.pri, whole genome shotgun sequence genome, one window contains:
- the daxx gene encoding death domain-associated protein 6, giving the protein MVVATGVMDNIVILDDDEEENPLPCSSTSSSSTPVNKILNASRPTLAPTHITQSPFASSKTDSHILQLENQRLFAEFLEHCANHTQDCPEVMTFLRAKHTKASPEFLGSVEFRNTLGRCLTRAQSGRTKTFVYINELCTVLKQHAAKKRQAVVTLEPSGPEPGGPEPGDQAEPSEEQPSTSGQEEKKKKAPKASRRQIAYLENLLKVYYEEIRRLQEKELSLDEMMEEDSGYIQEHKLKRKMMKIYDKLCELKGCNTLTGRVIEQRVRYSGTRYPEINRKIERFINSPESRSSPPDYTDILQLVQRTNERYNLSLSRKQLTQIAQDAFRETGNRLQERRHLDMVYNFGSHLTDCYKPAGDPALADPTLARKLRSNREVALTSLDEVITKYALKQDDTEEDERKKRQERDRVRKETLAAQNESKKTEEAKEGKEEKEESEEEGGESEGDEQGEDEGEEDEEDEVSSDPDIEEELQASQSQGADDEEEDEEEDQANLSEEDERWASGGSSGSDREAGTEENGEGDNQSASSCQGEAAAESPSVKSNMKEDPTPSASPSQSGATVSPEADASSNSNHAMGEPVSSNHMSADQQSPDRGANSPSSCKGTKDQSCPSPFTANRHSPSPSPTLDSFSLVSLPRTANSSAIPLALLMTEMGANPEPIAGFRKRKRKRTREASPKAAFNGSHKRDSSSSDSDIPLDMGVVTSSPLPADSTRADTPSQEPVSSSECTPPPKKNKVNVWTQCDPDEVIILSDSD; this is encoded by the exons ATGGTGGTTGCCACGGGGGTCATGGACAACATCGTGATCCTGGAcgatgatgaggaggagaacccgctgccctgctcctccacttcctcttcctctacgCCGGTGAATAAGATTCTGAATGCTTCAAGGCCCACCCTTGCCCCCACCCACATTACCCAATCACCTTTTGCCTCCAGCAAGACAGACAGTCACATCCTTCAGCTGGAGAACCAGAGGCTCTTTGCTGAG TTTTTGGAGCATTGTGCCAACCACACGCAGGACTGCCCCGAGGTCATGACCTTCCTGCGGGCCAAGCACACGAAGGCCTCGCCGGAGTTCCTGGGCTCGGTGGAGTTCCGGAACACCCTGGGCCGCTGCCTGACGCGCGCCCAGTCCGGCCGCACCAAGACCTTCGTCTACATCAACGAGCTGTGCACGGTGCTGAAGCAGCACGCCGCCAAGAAGAGGCAGGCTGTGGTGACGCTGGAGCCCAGCGGCCCGGAGCCCGGCGGCCCAGAACCCGGGGACCAGGCCGAGCCCTCGGAGGAGCAACCCTCCACCTCAGGgcaggaagagaagaagaagaaggccCCCAAGGCCTCCaggagacag ATTGCGTACCTGGAGAACCTGCTGAAGGTGTACTACGAGGAGATCCGGAGGCTGCAGGAGAAGGAGCTGAGTCTGGATGAGATGATGGAGGAGGATTCGGGGTACATCCAGGAGCACAAGCTCAAACGCAAG aTGATGAAGATCTACGATAAGCTGTGTGAGCTGAAGGGCTGCAACACGCTGACGGGCAGGGTGATCGAGCAGAGGGTGCGATACAGTGGGACACGCTACCCAGAGATCAACAGGAAG ATTGAGCGCTTCATAAACAGCCCCGAGTCCAGGTCCAGCCCCCCCGACTACACTGACATCCTGCAGCTGGTGCAAAGGACCAACGAGCGATACAACCTGTCCCTCAGCCGCAAGCAGCTGACCCAGATTGCCCAGGACGCCTTCCGAGAGACGGGCAACCGGCTGCAGGAGAGGCGGCACCTGGACATGGTCTACAACTTCGGCTCCCACCTCACAGACTGCTACAAACCCG CTGGCGACCCCGCCCTCGCTGACCCCACCCTAGCCCGCAAGCTGCGGTCCAATCGGGAGGTGGCCCTGACCAGCCTCGATGAAGTCATCACCAAGTACGCCCTGAAGCAGGACGACACCGAGGAAGACGAGAGGAAGAAACGGCAAGAGAGGGACCGGGTCAGGAAAGAG ACTCTCGCTGCCCAAAATGAGAGTAAAAAAACCGAGGAGGcgaaggaggggaaggaggagaaggaggagagcgaagaggagggaggagagagcgagggggatGAACAGGGAGAGgacgagggagaggaagacGAGGAAGATGAGGTGTCTTCAGACCCAGACATTGAAGAGGAGCTGCaggccagccaatcacaagGTGCCG atgatgaagaggaggatgaagaagaagatCAGGCGAATCTAAGTGAGGAAGATGAGCGCTGGGCTTCGGGCGGATCCTCGGGCTCTGACAGGGAGGCGGGCACAGAGGAGAATGGTGAAGGGGACAACCAATCAGCAAGCAGCTGCCAAGGAGAGGCTGCCGCTGAGAGTCCGTCTGTTAAAAGCAACATGAAGGaagaccccaccccctcagccagccccagccaatcaggggcCACCGTGTCACCGGAGGCAGACGCATCATCGAACAGCAATCATGCGATGGGCGAACCTGTTTCCTCCAATCACATGTCGGCTGATCAGCAAAGCCCCGACCGAGGCGCAAATTCGCCCTCCTCTTGCAAGGGCACTAAGGACCAAtcctgcccctcccctttcaCGGCGAATCGCCACTCCCCGTCGCCCTCACCCACGCTTGATTCGTTCAGTCTGGTCTCTCTGCCCCGGACAGCCAATAGCAGTGCCATCCCGCTGGCCCTCTTGATGACTGAGATGGGTGCAAATCCTGAGCCAATCGCTGGCTTCcggaagaggaagaggaagaggacgaggGAGGCGAGCCCCAAGGCGGCTTTCAACGGCAGCCACAAgcgggacagcagcagcag tgaCAGCGACATCCCGCTGGACATGGGCGTGGTCACCAGCAGCCCCCTGCCCGCTGACTCCACCCGAGCCGACACCCCCTCCCAGGAGCCCGTCAGCAGCTCCGAGTGCACCCCGCCCCCCAAGAAGAACAAG GTCAACGTGTGGACCCAGTGCGACCCGGATGAAGTAATCATCCTTTCCGACTCAGACTGA